Proteins encoded in a region of the Veillonella parvula genome:
- a CDS encoding energy transducer TonB yields the protein MGLGISWKKAAIISAVVHLIALFIAVIFFVVVPAIQEMDTYEIDLTQSVLDDGGSGHAGGGGNRADLFPKPLSVDEVAARTKAVVANVEPSTATDIPDAVDVAAKASENKGNTSGDNSAVGGTGPGSGGGSGGGHGTGEGTGVGDGRGHGTGTGDGTGEGDGHGTGKAAFNVEGFYAAVDSQKQIPYAAIKRKMNVDVTINVMAKLDTNGNLIDVYPTSGGDEIFVEAALDAVRRATPYPNETGDIQPVEVPVHFVVQADGEDEEE from the coding sequence ATGGGACTAGGCATATCATGGAAAAAAGCAGCCATTATATCCGCCGTAGTTCATCTTATTGCTCTCTTTATTGCTGTAATCTTTTTTGTAGTGGTTCCAGCCATTCAAGAAATGGATACCTATGAAATCGACCTCACACAAAGTGTGCTCGATGATGGTGGCAGTGGACATGCTGGTGGTGGAGGCAACAGAGCCGATCTGTTCCCTAAACCATTGTCAGTAGATGAAGTAGCGGCAAGAACAAAGGCTGTTGTAGCAAATGTTGAACCATCTACCGCAACAGATATTCCTGATGCAGTAGATGTGGCAGCTAAAGCAAGCGAAAATAAAGGCAATACATCCGGTGATAATTCCGCTGTTGGTGGCACAGGCCCTGGATCTGGTGGCGGTTCTGGTGGTGGTCATGGTACCGGCGAAGGCACTGGCGTTGGTGATGGTAGAGGCCATGGTACTGGTACAGGTGATGGTACCGGTGAAGGTGATGGTCATGGTACAGGTAAAGCAGCGTTCAATGTAGAGGGCTTTTATGCAGCTGTAGATAGCCAAAAACAAATTCCTTATGCGGCTATTAAGCGTAAAATGAACGTAGATGTTACAATTAATGTAATGGCTAAATTAGATACTAATGGTAATTTAATAGACGTATATCCAACTAGTGGTGGGGATGAGATATTTGTAGAAGCGGCTCTTGATGCAGTGCGACGAGCGACTCCGTATCCAAATGAAACAGGGGATATACAACCAGTAGAAGTTCCTGTACACTTTGTAGTACAGGCCGATGGCGAAGATGAAGAAGAATAA
- a CDS encoding flavodoxin family protein — translation MKSIILYSSLTGNTKSVAEAMASVMPEGTPCVSVKDAPENLADYDTVFVGFWVDRGTANKEAAKLIETLKNPNVVFFATLGMYADSDHARESIEKASELLPNKEALVDGFVCQGKIDPKVIEMMYKMFPPGSAHGQSPERDALHKAAETHPDEQDFANAKEFTKSVLAKLQA, via the coding sequence ATGAAATCTATTATTTTATATTCTTCCCTTACGGGAAATACTAAAAGTGTAGCGGAAGCAATGGCTTCCGTTATGCCTGAGGGAACACCTTGCGTTTCTGTAAAAGATGCACCTGAAAATTTAGCTGATTATGATACAGTATTCGTAGGTTTCTGGGTGGATCGAGGTACAGCGAATAAAGAAGCAGCAAAATTGATTGAAACTTTAAAAAATCCTAATGTGGTATTCTTTGCCACACTAGGAATGTATGCTGATTCTGATCATGCACGTGAAAGTATTGAGAAAGCTTCTGAATTGTTGCCTAACAAAGAAGCTCTTGTAGATGGCTTCGTATGCCAAGGTAAAATCGATCCTAAAGTAATCGAAATGATGTATAAAATGTTCCCACCTGGATCTGCACATGGGCAAAGCCCAGAGCGCGATGCGTTACATAAAGCGGCGGAAACTCATCCAGATGAACAAGACTTTGCAAATGCAAAAGAATTTACAAAATCTGTACTTGCAAAATTGCAAGCCTAA
- the hutW gene encoding heme anaerobic degradation radical SAM methyltransferase ChuW/HutW yields MSLASFFESIPEKQRNLQLGLECDNPMSGAFPHKRVVHAGLNGTLVSPKETQAVWDTVMNGAPKKGEMQCAYIHIPFCKTKCTYCGFFQNGTSQSVEDQYIDGLISELKLASERPRLKDGLIHAVFIGGGTPTSLSPTNSERLLKAIKAYLPLANDYELTLEGRIHDLIPENLEVWMANGVNRMSIGVQSFNTEVRQMVGRLDTKETVLERLAALKAYGQCSVVIDLIYGLPGQTMEVWEQDLADLVSSGVDGADLYQLNVFDGSDLNKDIENGKVPAAATTAMQGDMFEFGRQYLDARSYRRLSAAHWSANNRERSLYNTLAKSGVPMFPFGSGAGGNVDGYGMMLHRALKPYEDMVSRGEKPFMALMKQSELQPIFNQVVSQLEQGFLNIMSLVKMDSRLDELNWLYKLWEERGLVIYNGLLYKLTAAGEFWTVNLTQSTLEAVEYILTGKNSFAVEAVAAQDTKTTSKENPNQQVRGIGQGKANISVPTDEDSETQRKEALITKAKAEISKSGASGESAERMVQAMYNLSADEIEYMMERMMS; encoded by the coding sequence ATGAGTTTAGCAAGTTTCTTTGAGTCCATTCCGGAGAAACAACGCAATCTACAACTAGGTTTAGAATGCGATAATCCGATGAGTGGTGCATTTCCTCATAAACGGGTTGTTCATGCAGGCCTTAATGGTACGCTCGTTTCTCCAAAAGAAACGCAAGCCGTTTGGGATACAGTAATGAACGGGGCTCCTAAAAAGGGCGAAATGCAATGCGCTTACATTCATATTCCGTTTTGTAAGACAAAATGCACATATTGTGGATTCTTCCAAAACGGTACGAGTCAAAGTGTTGAAGACCAATATATTGATGGTCTAATTAGTGAATTAAAGCTCGCTAGTGAGCGTCCGAGATTAAAAGATGGTTTAATCCATGCCGTGTTTATCGGCGGTGGTACACCAACCTCTTTATCACCTACAAACTCTGAAAGATTGCTCAAAGCAATTAAAGCGTACTTGCCATTGGCAAATGATTACGAACTTACCTTAGAAGGTCGTATTCACGATTTAATTCCTGAAAATCTTGAAGTTTGGATGGCAAACGGTGTCAATCGTATGTCCATCGGCGTACAATCTTTTAATACAGAAGTACGTCAAATGGTAGGCCGTTTAGATACGAAAGAAACCGTATTAGAACGGCTAGCTGCTTTAAAAGCTTATGGTCAATGCTCTGTTGTTATTGACTTAATCTATGGCTTGCCTGGTCAAACCATGGAGGTTTGGGAACAAGACTTAGCAGATTTAGTAAGCTCTGGCGTTGATGGTGCAGACCTATATCAATTAAATGTATTTGATGGTAGTGATCTCAATAAAGACATTGAAAATGGGAAAGTTCCTGCTGCAGCAACAACAGCGATGCAAGGGGATATGTTCGAGTTCGGTCGACAATACCTAGATGCGCGATCTTATCGCCGATTGAGTGCCGCACATTGGAGTGCTAATAATCGTGAGCGTAGCCTATATAACACTCTAGCTAAATCGGGTGTCCCAATGTTCCCATTTGGTAGTGGTGCAGGTGGTAACGTCGATGGCTATGGCATGATGTTACATCGCGCATTAAAACCATATGAAGATATGGTAAGCCGTGGTGAAAAACCGTTTATGGCACTAATGAAACAAAGTGAATTACAACCTATCTTTAATCAAGTAGTAAGCCAACTAGAACAAGGTTTCCTCAATATTATGAGCTTAGTAAAGATGGATTCAAGATTAGATGAATTGAACTGGCTCTATAAATTATGGGAAGAACGAGGTCTTGTTATTTATAATGGTTTACTTTACAAATTGACTGCAGCCGGTGAGTTCTGGACTGTAAATCTTACACAAAGTACGTTAGAAGCTGTTGAATATATCTTGACTGGTAAGAACTCCTTCGCTGTAGAAGCAGTAGCGGCTCAGGATACAAAAACAACTTCTAAAGAGAATCCTAATCAACAAGTACGTGGTATTGGTCAAGGAAAAGCGAATATCTCTGTGCCAACGGATGAGGATTCTGAGACACAACGTAAAGAGGCTCTTATTACTAAGGCGAAAGCTGAAATTTCCAAGAGCGGTGCTTCTGGAGAGTCTGCAGAACGAATGGTGCAAGCTATGTACAATTTGAGCGCTGACGAAATTGAATATATGATGGAACGTATGATGTCCTAA
- a CDS encoding carbohydrate kinase family protein has product MSTCPQKKIDILGIGASTLDRFIVVDHYPTGREVQQVLSSTNDGGGPVATALAVAGKYGARTAMIDSIGDDMVGQHILDDFKKYNVNTDAIHIEGQAKSGVATILVKHSTGERAVFFERSTAPEPVFLDAHKQLIRDAFMLHVNGRHRQFMRSAMALAQEVGTIISLDGGAQRYDEEMKSITEASHIVIVARDYAEKYTGATDLEEACRIIHERGALIAGVTDGANGSYFVWPDGTFYRCQAFPQEHVVDTTGAGDSFHGAFLSKLVTLLSELAAVEWGASSTYAIDLLQHCGHSDLEKAAIFASAVAALNTQGIGGRSPLPSLQVVHKLMGLE; this is encoded by the coding sequence ATGAGTACATGTCCTCAAAAAAAGATAGATATATTAGGTATTGGAGCTAGTACATTAGACCGTTTTATCGTGGTTGATCATTATCCAACAGGTCGTGAGGTGCAGCAAGTTTTATCCTCGACCAACGATGGTGGTGGACCTGTAGCAACTGCCTTGGCCGTTGCAGGTAAATATGGTGCACGTACGGCCATGATTGATAGTATCGGTGACGATATGGTAGGGCAGCATATTTTAGATGATTTCAAAAAATATAATGTTAATACCGATGCTATTCATATTGAGGGACAGGCAAAAAGTGGTGTCGCTACAATCCTCGTAAAGCATAGTACTGGCGAGCGTGCCGTATTTTTTGAGCGCTCTACTGCGCCAGAGCCAGTATTTTTAGATGCTCATAAGCAATTAATTAGAGATGCTTTTATGTTACATGTCAATGGACGGCATCGACAATTCATGCGTTCTGCCATGGCGTTAGCACAAGAGGTTGGTACTATTATCTCCCTCGATGGAGGTGCACAGCGCTACGATGAAGAGATGAAATCTATTACAGAGGCAAGTCATATTGTTATTGTTGCTCGTGATTATGCTGAAAAATATACGGGCGCTACTGATTTAGAAGAGGCTTGCCGTATTATTCATGAACGTGGCGCACTTATTGCAGGGGTTACGGATGGCGCTAATGGTAGTTATTTCGTATGGCCTGATGGAACTTTCTATCGCTGCCAGGCATTCCCTCAAGAACATGTAGTTGATACAACGGGGGCTGGAGATAGTTTTCATGGTGCATTTCTTTCAAAGCTTGTTACATTATTGAGTGAGTTAGCCGCAGTAGAATGGGGAGCGTCTTCTACATATGCTATAGATTTACTACAACATTGTGGACATTCTGATTTAGAAAAAGCTGCTATTTTTGCGTCCGCTGTAGCAGCTTTAAATACGCAAGGGATTGGTGGCCGTAGCCCTTTACCAAGTTTACAAGTTGTACATAAGTTAATGGGCTTGGAGTAA
- a CDS encoding TrkH family potassium uptake protein, giving the protein MWHDISHSHVQRYMQQNPYRLLAFSFLGVMIIGTLLLMLPMASAQGQTTALVDAAFTAVSCVSVTGLATVDTYYHWSLFGKLVMVILIQLGGLGIVSFTTIIALLLGKRVGLKNRVLLSEDVGQDGMTGLLHITKKLTLYTFAIEIVGGIIYTIQLYPYIGQAALYTGIMQAISTFCNAGFVFFDNDLPYAMVGDILFNINTAVLIVIGGFGYLAAFDIWSHRKVRRFVDLKLHTKIMLVGTATLILLGTIIFLGVEWSNPKTFGSLPIWNKIMASLFQAITPRTAGIATVDYNALHPITLFVTIILMFIGAGPNSTGGGVKISTVAVTILASRTLFNNRPDTEIFERRISLVTVLKANGIIFLSLLLILIATCYLAWDEPYDFIRLLFEVTSAFGTVGLTTGITPDLSESSKWVLMLVMFTGRVGVMTVIGTWALRTSPTKPIGYAEENVLL; this is encoded by the coding sequence ATGTGGCACGATATTTCCCATTCTCATGTACAACGGTACATGCAACAAAATCCATATCGATTATTAGCGTTTAGCTTTCTAGGCGTCATGATTATAGGTACCCTATTGCTTATGTTACCGATGGCGAGTGCTCAGGGGCAAACGACGGCTCTTGTAGATGCCGCTTTTACAGCCGTATCTTGTGTTTCGGTAACAGGGCTGGCCACTGTAGATACTTATTATCATTGGTCTTTATTTGGTAAGCTTGTAATGGTTATCCTTATTCAGTTAGGTGGTTTAGGAATTGTATCTTTCACAACCATAATTGCTTTGCTTCTAGGTAAACGAGTAGGCCTTAAAAATCGTGTGCTTTTGTCCGAGGATGTCGGACAGGATGGTATGACTGGATTACTACATATTACGAAAAAGTTAACGCTTTATACCTTTGCTATTGAAATTGTAGGAGGCATAATCTATACGATTCAGCTATATCCTTATATTGGACAGGCTGCATTATATACAGGTATCATGCAAGCTATTTCCACCTTTTGTAACGCTGGATTTGTATTTTTTGATAATGATCTACCGTATGCCATGGTAGGGGACATATTATTTAATATCAATACGGCCGTGCTAATTGTGATCGGTGGTTTTGGCTATTTAGCGGCCTTTGACATATGGTCACACCGTAAGGTGAGACGATTTGTTGACTTAAAACTTCACACTAAGATTATGTTAGTAGGCACAGCGACTCTTATCCTATTAGGAACTATCATTTTTTTAGGTGTGGAATGGTCAAATCCAAAAACCTTTGGGTCATTACCGATTTGGAATAAAATAATGGCCTCTTTATTTCAAGCGATTACGCCGCGTACAGCGGGGATTGCAACGGTTGATTATAATGCATTACATCCAATTACCTTGTTTGTTACCATTATTCTCATGTTTATTGGTGCCGGCCCAAACTCTACCGGTGGAGGCGTTAAAATTAGCACCGTAGCAGTAACCATACTTGCATCGCGTACCTTGTTTAATAACCGTCCAGATACGGAGATTTTTGAACGTCGTATTTCATTAGTAACCGTGCTTAAAGCCAACGGGATTATATTTTTATCGCTCCTTCTTATTTTAATAGCCACATGTTATCTGGCCTGGGATGAGCCTTATGATTTTATCCGATTGTTATTTGAGGTTACGTCTGCCTTTGGGACTGTAGGCCTTACGACGGGAATTACGCCTGATTTATCTGAAAGCAGTAAATGGGTGCTGATGCTTGTTATGTTTACCGGTCGTGTGGGTGTTATGACCGTTATTGGTACATGGGCTCTTAGGACATCACCAACGAAGCCAATTGGGTATGCAGAAGAGAATGTATTGTTGTAA
- a CDS encoding potassium channel family protein, translating into MKYKTIAVIGLGQFGTTIAKMLASMNHEVLGVDINPEIVQKVSPYVTHAIVADTTDEEAIKALALSQFDIVIVAIGDNIQANLMTSMLLKEMKMPHVVSKAENALQGKMLKKMGVDMVIYPEYDVAQRLAQSLTREHVMDYLQLSKSISLIEVDMPKFLVGTCLKDSNLREKYNLNAVGIRRGEDLEVPPNPFTILSAEEKLLIIGNNSDLDALTV; encoded by the coding sequence ATGAAATATAAAACAATAGCTGTCATTGGTCTTGGACAATTTGGTACGACCATCGCCAAGATGTTAGCCTCTATGAATCATGAGGTTTTAGGTGTAGATATTAATCCAGAAATTGTACAAAAGGTTTCCCCTTATGTTACACATGCTATCGTAGCAGATACTACTGATGAAGAGGCCATTAAAGCCTTAGCTTTGAGCCAATTTGATATAGTTATTGTTGCTATTGGGGATAATATCCAGGCTAACCTTATGACTTCGATGTTGTTGAAAGAAATGAAAATGCCTCATGTGGTTTCGAAAGCTGAAAATGCACTCCAAGGTAAGATGCTCAAGAAGATGGGGGTAGATATGGTTATCTATCCAGAATACGATGTGGCACAACGGTTAGCTCAATCGTTGACACGAGAACATGTAATGGATTACTTACAGCTATCTAAAAGCATTAGCCTTATTGAAGTTGATATGCCAAAATTTTTGGTAGGCACCTGCTTAAAAGATTCTAATCTGCGTGAGAAATATAATCTTAATGCTGTAGGGATTAGACGTGGGGAGGATTTAGAGGTCCCTCCTAATCCGTTTACGATTCTTTCAGCAGAGGAAAAACTATTAATCATAGGAAATAATTCTGATTTAGATGCATTAACAGTGTAG